In Takifugu flavidus isolate HTHZ2018 chromosome 13, ASM371156v2, whole genome shotgun sequence, the following are encoded in one genomic region:
- the ptprq gene encoding phosphatidylinositol phosphatase PTPRQ isoform X2: protein MDGAGRLWLLASFFQVFLLTCEKPLNPVEVELLFSPFKGPHADRVTCRATSNHQVYSEAPDHSASANCQVSLRLVEDPTGYNITLTGDSGDAVETKTFHFTPVSLSSIRVHSTTTSVALSWELDGQRSLSAMSLYNAHTQAVTRVMDIGSSEVKSQYTVRGLHPGTHFRLKAVVTTFFKDLSISVKQSLYIGAETARCPHNWLANGRSCYTVRRAGLTWREAQRSCGDLAAGSHLADLKTLEELLFISSHMLRHNNLLMLWTGLSDQQKEGQPLWTDGSVHNLTDNVMSLLPANQTDCFALQRNATGPGYFLTPFFCNIALPFICQYQVPLLPPSFSFDLVQVAEQQVELCWSDLLALISVNISSFEVFLQYREETNGELFRGERIEGRLAYRTESRSVAKKVVEVPISLSSRGVTVAGLSPGSVYSFTLRAAHPDGSSWTLGETQTAYTRPPSPQNITVSAVTTDHIQVHWTLPVALFDVGWTFLVRYMDMSNDQTMTRTVGMTKISRISETNPLRSYTAAIGGLESHRKYRIEVSTVTKHGIESCEQAAVVVQTELRAPGGLVGLSTRGNLTFCWTTPLDDPPDGYDITSRPPIYSAPTTLRINQSSPRIRWVNESTCVDLGRFTPGQTYELGVILLKGNDRSKPTSITHTTDPLPIQVAVPLSVGTNSAQLHVQRPQLSVIDGVKVCMCPVACNKVCKGSCGYLCDWYPLPAGVHVLTLQNLSPGSEYQLGVYSTSHQQTGPPYYTTRIKTGLAPPNQVREGVVTDSSIELLWDPAQGDSHGYEVMCLNCEQPHRVQKVSSQNAVFSSLIPGTRFHFVLRTEKESFTDSYPVTINITAAPSPVEVSLLNKTTSSICIAWNMIRGVVSGFILSITNATSSEELIISQEGHRNYSFEGLAPGSQYTIKVISISGEKRSKPSDIILHTIPEVPQEVVLSGQVVTSVFVTWRPPPGGVKGYKIVFGLLSADRRLWVEQLVQGTSYEITDLIPGSDYCVSVQSVLGLDASRAIHREFSTKPSGLCPLRLADVTSSSFSVSWDSAYGEFDFHRVTVTNTSVTNTLVIPKKERVAVVTGLVEGCTYNVSVERVRGGTAGSAASLRFSTVPASVQGMHILNVSARAFSLRWEQAKGCVDHYWVNLQPNKGKVIVHPAHDGYIQADVVNVSPGTQYAVTVGAASASSSNISPGVSRMINTNESVPGAPSALEGEAVGSNGILLSWTMPPDSNNVDGYVIRYKEVCPYPDSTFTEVTKYLDIPETLLTDFTPGSTYHIEVAAISSAGVGAFSKSLYIKTAESAPGLVTNLTAFAQNHSFVVVTWFLPRRINGLITKFAVKAKHARTGQTVRTLEVNAEDIMTVALPHCNDAADILSKATLSPLEITASSPPITLSAVPSAASWSVPISVGVDQLRPYTAYLFEVSAFTSDGEGQIASTMVRMPESAPEDPPQNFEILNMTSRLISVSWSSPNIITGKFSYMLYLYGPTGYLYENSTGDMQFTFAGLTPYTRYTLEVRAKAAGEVGPSVQAEVITPAEAPSVVQDLRAEAEDSVSIRVSWRSPAKPNGLITRYRLQVLVDDVLLQDITLTADVNTTSLNEDEMIPAGVHNRRKRTAELSLVTSPLTFTATRSDHALPSSVTASSSTDSSDQLANTKSQLTFNSTISHLPASTTDYSSASHSTNFQSADPAVSGTAVFSPTSLPATTLPPWLTRQSQSGGESSLSPSLALTPGHHLSSTHGASIAGHFSTRSAAVSGNTVGGVTVREEVLDVLAETLSYLVSELNPFTEYTFRVTASTVVGEGPAKDITEKTREQVPSSVLDVSYQNISSTSILVAWVPPLYPNGRITHYTVYGLNLKSNQALKWMTNSTSILITDLDKYTGYKLRVAASTAVGESSLSEEDDIFVFTLEDEPDSPPEDLTVEDISPFTATLSWSPPEKANGVIQHYEVLYENESFSAMANTSSNRITLTNLRPFSYYNVSVRVFTRYGHGNQTSDTLYLLSGEGVPGSPPYDLKFESVSPSEVNVTWEPPLFPNGIISHYSLELWNSSHYLNLTSQTNYIHITHLRKYAHYRVAVQAHTRVGPGNYSSEPLNITTLEDVPNDSVRNLTAQIFSSTAIIVSWDPPLEPNGRPYYLLTLQEAGIPPDVSNQGAPVVNKTTKHTTTDTVFLFTKLRKFFPYVLTVTPATGAGPANNHTRIMYLRTDDDIPSSAPLLVSTRNLSSSSIEVVWQRPLEANGEIIEFLLTLFGPGGSNTSHTSTTSSILTNLHPYTAYNLSITAATRKGSGPYLLLQLHTDEGVPMSPPRNLTIYNHSAVSVWLSWEPPLEPNGVVIQYGFRIQDLITHTVTHRNSSGPSTMEYLSGFRPHSSYEISVYSYTRVGHGSQFSSPVTFTTSESVSDAVGNLTCSGVSWDSIQLSWDLPDHPNGQIRFYEVQLEVEGQSYVHSTDTAEYTVSGLSPDQEYSLTVAAVNSAGPGDLANCTASTLSESVPAAPRSLTITHTTANSVTLHWAPPLYIPGVLKEFHVVAQLLSTVCEPSGNATAHLAQEEKLSPDCVDLEVTSSLNASDGANANRTVTVQSLAKYRYYRFKVAAVTNAGVGEYTRWTYVRTLAGSPDAPPRGLNVTASSSGFRIAWEAPAILSGPTSYLVQVDGPNVSISTIRAPEELRTIVVTNLTAFTRYFVTVTAFTGPLQHAARDGKAIGPIEYQTLEEQPKDPPKNVVISIIPEEVTRVKVTFTPPDEPNGNITAYFVYIFERDKLVKNVSLNITEREQNTMTAVIEGLKGGHNYSIQISAKNGAGRSPPSPHVQIMTDIKAPAKPTQRPQAVLSHGGVAMVTHRSITIRMPACFYSDDNGPIKKIQVIVAESGVKDIQNVTNWRSAYFDHPAPYLTDKGFPNPPCSSGDRSLRIRGALGVSGDKQSVVRSNHYAAGTYVIGENDDCVKENSSNHLCNGPLKPNTVYVFKFRATNIRGQSTDSDFSEHIKTAVDGLLTREEQIILGVLLSFFLAVLLIIIICGSVKIHQRKKEGGTYSPREAEIIETKCKLDQLIAVADLELKQEKINRLLSYRKSLKPINKKTFLQHVEDLCANDNAKFQEEFGELPKLLQDLGTTDADLPWNKSKNRFPNIKPYNNNRVKLLSEPGSAGSDYINASFVSGYLCPNEFIATQGPLPGTVADFWRMIWETGTRTIAMLTQCYEKGRIRCHKYWPEDNKPMSVFSDILISKVSEEVLPDWTVRTLKVEKHGHYILVRHFNYTSWPEHGVPESCSTFIKFVKAVRMHRHENTTIAVHCSAGVGRTGVFIALDHLIQHIRDHDFVDIYGLVAELRSERMCMVQNLAQYIFLHQSTLELLNNKGNSQSIWFVSYSALEKMDSLDAMEGDVELEWEETTM from the exons CCTGTGAAAAACCTTTAAATCCTGTTGAAGTGgaattgcttttttccccatttaagGGTCCACATGCTGACAGAGTCACCTGCAGGGCTACAAGCAACCATCAG GTGTACTCAGAGGCCCCTGATCACTCAGCCTCCGCTAACTGTCAAGTGTCCCTGCGATTAGTTGAGGATCCAACAGGATATAACATCACTCTGACAGGTGACAGCGGTGACGCCGTGGAGACAAAGACTTTCCACTTCA CTCCCGTCTCCTTGTCGTCTATTCGTGTGCACAGCACGACGACGAGCGTTGCGTTGTCATGGGAGCTTGATGGGCAGCGGAGTCTATCCGCGATGAGTTTATACAACGCTCACACACAAGCTGTCACACGCGTCATGGACATCGGCTCATCGGAGGTCAAGTCCCAGTACACGGTGAGAGGCCTCCACCCCGGCACGCACTTCAGGCTCAAAGCTGTGGTGACAACATTCTTCAAAGACCTGAGTATATCTGTAAAGCAGAGTCTCTACATTGGTGCAGAAACAG CTCGGTGCCCACATAACTGGCTGGCCAATGGGAGAAGCTGTTACACCGTCAGGAGGGCTGGTTTGACCTGGAGGGAAGCCCAACGCAGCTGTGGAGACCTGGCAGCCGGAAGTCACCTGGCTGATCTGAAGACGCTGGAAGAGCTGCTCTTCATATCCTCTCACATGCTGAGGCATAACAACCTTCTGATGCTGTGGACTGGACTCAGTGACCAGCAG AAGGAGGGACAACCTCTTTGGACCGATGGTTCAGTACATAACCTGACAGACAATGTGATGTCATTGCTGCCAGCCAATCAGACAGACTGTTTTGCCCTGCAGAGGAATGCCACAGGGCCTGGATATTTTCTTACCCCTTTCTTCTGCAACATTGCCTTACCCTTCATCTGCCAGTATCAGG tcccccttctccctccctcattctctTTTGACCTGGTTCAGGTCGCGGAACAACAGGTAGAGCTTTGTTGGAGCGACCTCTTGGCCTTGATCTCCGTCAATATTTCATCTTTTGAAGTATTCCTCCAGTATCGGGAGGAGACAAATGGCGAACTCTTTCGCGGTGAACGCATAGAGGGGAGATTAGCTTATCGAACAGAAAGCCGGAGCGTTGCCAAGAAAGTTGTTGAGGTTCCCATTTCGCTGTCCTCCAGAGGGGTAACCGTGGCAGGTTTGTCTCCAGGAAGCGTTTACTCCTTCACCCTTCGAGCTGCTCATCCTGACGGGTCGAGCTGGACTTTGGGAGAAACACAGACTGCATACACCA GACCTCCTTCTCCTCAAAATATCACTGTCAGTGCCGTAACTACTGATCACATCCAAGTCCACTGGACACTTCCAGTCGCTCTTTTTGATGTTGGATGGACATTTCTTGTACGCTATATGGACATGTCCAATGACCAAACAATGACCAGGACTGTTGGAATGACTAAAATCTCCAGGATATCTGAGACCAATCCGCTGCGCTCATACACTGCTGCGATTGGCGGGCTGGAGTCTCACAGGAAGTACAGGATTGAGGTCTCCACAGTCACCAAACATGGGATAGAGAGCTGTGAGCAGGCGGCTGTGGTTGTGCAGACTG AGTTGAGGGCTCCTGGTGGTCTGGTGGGTTTGAGCACAAGGGGAAATCTAACCTTCTGTTGGACCACTCCACTCGACGACCCACCTGATGGTTATGATATCACATCGCGCCCACCAATTTACTCTGCCCCGACTACTCTGCGGATAAATCAATCCAGTCCCAGGATACGCTGGGTAAACGAGTCCACGTGTGTTGATCTTGGCAGATTTACACCAGGACAGACTTATGAACTCGGCGTAATCTTACTGAAGGGAAATGACAGGAGCAAACCCACCAGTATCACCCACACCACAG ATCCGCTGCCCATTCAAGTAGCCGTACCTCTGTCGGTGGGGACAAATTCTGCACAGCTGCACGTCCAGCGTCCCCAGCTCAGTGTGATTGATGGGGTCAAAGTCTGCATGTGTCCCGTAGCGTGTAATAAGGTGTGCAAGGGATCATGTGGCTACCTGTGTGACTGGTACCCCCTTCCCGCTGGTgtccatgtcttaaccctccaAAATCTCAGTCCGGGGTCAGAATACCAGCTTGGGGTGTACAGCACCAGCCACCAGCAGACTGGTCCACCATACTACACCACGCGCATTAAAACAG GTCTGGCTCCTCCTAACCAGGTCAGAGAAGGTGTGGTCACGGACTCATCCATAGAGCTGCTTTGGGATCCAGCACAAGGAGATTCTCATGGTTATGAAGTCATGTGCCTCAACTGTGAGCAGCCACACAGG GTGCAGAAGGTGTCCAGTCAGAATGCAGTGTTTTCTAGTCTGATCCCAGGGACACGCTTCCATTTTGTACTACGAACAGAGAAGGAGTCCTTCACAGACAGTTACCCAGTAACCATTAACATCACCGCCG CTCCCAGCCCAGTGGAGGTGTCTCTTCTCAATAAAACCACATCATCCATATGTATTGCTTGGAATATGATCAGGGGTGTGGTGAGCGGATTTATCTTGTCAATCACAAATGCAACATCCAGTGAGGAGCTGATCATTTCTCAGGAGGGGCACAG AAATTACAGTTTTGAAGGCCTTGCCCCTGGAAGCCAATATACAATTAAAGTGATCAGCATCAGCGGGGAAAAACGTAGTAAACCTTCTGACATTATCCTCCATACTA TTCCAGAGGTGCCGCAGGAAGTGGTTCTTTCAGGGCAGGTCGTCACATCTGTGTTTGTCACCTGGAGACCGCCACCAGGAGGAGTGAAGGGGTACAAG ATTGTTTTCGGTCTGCTCTCTGCGGACCGGAGACTGTGGGTCGAGCAGCTTGTCCAGGGTACAAGTTATGAGATCACGGATTTGATCCCGGGGTCAGACTACTGTGTCAGCGTTCAGAGTGTGCTGGGATTAGACGCAAGTCGGGCAATACACAGAGAGTTCAGCACAA AGCCATCAGGATTATGCCCCCTACGCTTGGCAGACGTGACCTCTTCATCATTCTCCGTTTCCTGGGACAGTGCTTATGGAGAGTTTGACTTCCACAGAGTCACTGTAACAAACACCTCAGTTACCAACACACTCGTCATACCAAAGAAAGAGCGAGTTGCCGTGGTGACTGGACTGGTAGAAGGCTGCACCTATAACGTGAGCGttgagagagtgagaggagggaCAGCTGGAAGTGCTGCCTCTCTAAGGTTCAGCACAG TGCCAGCCAGCGTGCAAGGCATGCATATTTTGAATGTGTCAGCACGTGCATTCTCACTGCGATGGGAACAGGCGAAGGGGTGTGTGGATCACTACTGGGTAAACCTGCAGCCAAACAAAGGAAAAGTAATAGTGCATCCTGCACACGACGGATATATTCAG GCCGATGTCGTGAATGTCAGTCCAGGTACACAGTACGCAGTGACGGTTGGCGCCGCCTCTGCCTCGTCCTCCAACATCAGTCCTGGAGTCAGTCGCATGATCAATACTAACGAGAGTG TACCTGGTGCACCTTCAGCCCTTGAAGGAGAAGCGGTGGGCTCCAACGGTATTCTGCTGTCCTGGACCATGCCACCTGATTCCAACAATGTTGACGGCTATGTCATCAG GTACAAAGAGGTGTGTCCTTACCCCGATTCCACCTTCACGGAGGTTACAAAGTACCTGGACATACCAGAGACGCTGCTGACTGACTTCACCCCAGGTTCTACATACCACATTGAG GTAGCGGCTATATCTTCTGCTGGAGTTGGAGCCTTCAGTAAATCCTTGTATATAAAGACAGCTGAGTCTG CCCCTGGCCTCGTGACCAACTTGACAGCATTTGCCCAGAACCACTCCTTTGTTGTGGTTACCTGGTTCCTTCCACGCCGCATAAATGGGCTCATCACAAAGTTTGCCGTAAAGGCGAAACACGCTCGTACGGGGCAGACTGTCCGCACGCTGGAGGTCAACGCAGAGGACATCATGACCGTAGCGTTGCCTCACTGCAAT GACGCTGCTGATATTTTGTCCAAAGCAACTCTCAGCCCTTTGGAGATTACAGCATCATCTCCACCCATAACTCTCTCTGCTGTGCCCTCTGCGGCCTCCTGGAGCGTGCCCATATCAGTGGGAGTCGATCAGCTACGGCCTTATACCGCCTATTTATTCGAAGTGTCTGCCTTCACCTCTGACGGAGAGGGTCAAATAGCCTCTACCATGGTCCGCATGCCAGAATCAG CCCCAGAAGACCCCCCACAAAACTTTGAAATATTGAATATGACATCCCGACTCATCTCTGTGTCCTGGAGCTCTCCCAACATAATCACAGGGAAATTCTCCTACATGCTGTACCTTTATGGTCCAACAG GGTATTTGTATGAAAACAGCACAGGAGACATGCAGTTTACCTTTGCTGGATTGACTCCTTACACCAGGTACACGCTGGAGGTGCGAGCCAAAGCTGCCGGAGAAGTGGGCCCGTCAGTGCAGGCTGAAGTCATTACACCTGCAGAAG CACCCAGTGTAGTGCAGGACTTACGAGCTGAAGCCGAGGATTCTGTATCAATCCGTGTGAGTTGGAGAAGTCCCGCCAAGCCCAATGGCCTGATCACCCGGTACAGACTCCAGGTTCTGGTCGATGATGTCCTGCTGCAGGACATCACCCTCACTGCAGACGTG AACACAACCAGTTTGAATGAAGATGAGATGATCCCTGCTGGCGTTCATAACAGACGTAAGAGAACTGCGGAGCTCAGTCTGGTGACATCACCTCTGACCTTCACGGCCACTCGTTCTGATCATGCGTTGCCCAGTAGTGTGACTGCTTCCAGTTCCACTGACAGCAGTGATCAGCTGGCTAACACCAAGTCCCAGCTGACGTTCAATTCCACCATCTCACATCTCCCTGCATCCACCACCGATTACTCTTCCGCTTCGCACAGCACAAACTTTCAGTCTGCTGACCCTGCAGTCTCTGGGACCGCTGTCTTTTCTCCCACTTCTTTGCCGGCAACTACTCTTCCACCCTGGCTGACCAGACAGTCGCAAAGTGGGGGCGAATCCTCGCTTTCTCCCAGTTTGGCCCTGACCCCAGGCCACCACCTCTCATCCACGCATGGCGCATCAATTGCAGGGCACTTTTCAACACGCAGCGCAGCAGTTTCTGGTAACACAG TTGGAGGTGTCACAGTGAGAGAGGAGGTGTTGGATGTGTTGGCCGAGACGCTGTCCTATCTGGTGTCAGAGCTGAATCCCTTCACCGAGTACACGTTCAGGGTGACTGCTTCCACGGTCGTGGGAGAAGGTCCAGCCAAAGATATCACTGAGAAGACGAGAGAGCAGG TTCCTAGCTCAGTGCTGGATGTTTCCTATCAAaacatcagctccacctccatcctCGTCGCCTGGGTCCCCCCGCTCTATCCTAATGGACGGATCACCCATTACACCGTCTACGGTCTCAATCTGAAAAGTAATCAGGCCTTGAAGTGGATGACAAACTCAACCAGCATACTGATCACAG ATCTGGACAAATACACAGGCTACAAGTTACGTGTAGCTGCTTCGACAGCAGTGGGAGAGAGCTCTCTGTCTGAGGAGGATGATATCTTCGTCTTCACATTAGAGGATG AGCCTGACTCACCACCTGAGGACCTCACTGTGGAGGACATCAGCCCCTTTACCGCCACATTGTCTTGGTCTCCGCCAGAGAAAGCCAATGGGGTGATCCAACATTACGAGGTCCTGTATGAGAACGAGTCCTTCTCAGCGATGGCAAACACCTCATCTAACAGAATTACTCTCACCAACTTGAGGCCATTCTCCTATTACAATGTCTCAGTGAGGGTGTTCACGCGGTATGGCCATGGCAACCAAACGTCTGACACATTATACCTGCTTTCTGGAGAGGGCG TTCCAGGCAGTCCTCCGTATGACCTGAAGTTTGAGTCTGTCAGTCCCAGCGAGGTGAATGTGACCTGGGAGCCTCCTTTGTTTCCTAATGGGATCATCTCTCACTACAGCCTGGAGCTTTGGAATTCCAGCCACTACCTGAATCTTACATCTCAAACAAACTACATCCACATCACACATCTGAGGAAGTACGCGCACTACCGTGTCGCAGTGCAAGCTCACACACGCGTTGGCCCTGGAAACTACAGCAGCGAGCCACTCAACATCACTACCTTGGAGGATG TGCCGAATGACTCTGTCCGAAACCTGACTGCTCAGATCTTCAGCTCAACCGCCATCATTGTGAGCTGGGACCCTCCCCTGGAGCCAAACGGCCGCCCCTATTACCTGCTGACATTACAGGAGGCCGGGATCCCACCAGATGTATCCAACCAAGGGGCTCCGGTAGTCAACAAGACCACCAAGCACACCACAACAGACACTGTGTTTCTGTTTACGAAACTGAGGAAGTTTTTCCCGTACGTGCTAACTGTCACTCCAGCCACCGGTGCGGGCCCCGCCAACAATCACACCCGCATCATGTACCTGAGGACTGATGACGACA TTCCAAGTTCTGCTCCactgctggtgtccaccagaAATCTTTCTTCATCTTCCATCGAGGTGGTGTGGCAGCGCCCCCTCGAGGCAAACGGGGAAATAATAGAGTTTCTCCTCACTTTGTTTGGCCCCGGGGGCTCAAATACGAGCCACACGTCCACAACCTCATCCATCCTGACCAACCTACATCCGTATACAGCTTACAACCTGAGTATCACAGCCGCAACTCGTAAAGGGTCGGGGCCTTACTTGCTGCTGCAATTGCATACAGATGAAGGAG TCCCCATGTCCCCTCCCCGTAACCTGACAATATACAACCACTCAGCAGTCTCTGTGTGGCTGAGCTGGGAGCCTCCTCTGGAGCCCAATGGAGTTGTGATACAGTACGGCTTCAGAATCCAGGACCTCATAACACACACCGTCACACACAGG AATTCCTCTGGACCATCAACCATGGAGTATCTCTCAGGCTTCAGGCCTCACAGCTCCTATGAGATCAGCGTTTACAGTTACACAAGAGTGGGCCACGGGAGTCAGTTCAGTAGTCCTGTCACCTTCACCACTAGTGAGTCTG TGTCTGATGCTGTGGGGAACCTGACTTGCTCAGGTGTGAGCTGGGACTCCATTCAGCTGTCCTGGGATCTTCCAGACCACCCTAATGGGCAGATTCGCTTTTATGAGGTTCAGTTGGAGGTAGAGGGGCAGTCCTACGTTCACAGTACTGACACAGCAGAGTACACAGTGAGTGGGCTGTCTCCAGATCAGGAGTACAGCCTCACTGTGGCTGCCGTCAACTCCGCCGGACCCGGAGACCTCGCAAACTGTACCGCTTCCACTCTGTCTGAATCAG TCCCGGCGGCCCCACGCTCACTCACCATCACTCATACCACCGCTAACAGTGTGACACTTCACTGGGCCCCGCCTCTCTACATCCCAGGCGTGCTGAAAGAGTTCCATGTTGTAGCCCAGCTGCTTTCGACTGTTTGTGAACCCAGTGGAAATGCCACCGCACATCTTGCACAAGAGGAGAAACTGAGCCCTGACTGCGTGGACTTGGAAGTCACGTCGTCATTGAATGCTTCAGATGGCGCTAACGCAAACCGCACTGTCACGGTCCAGTCGCTGGCCAAATACAGATATTATCGCTTCAAAGTGGCTGCAGTGACCAATGCTGGAGTTGGAGAATATACACGTTGGACTTATGTCCGTACCCTCGCTGGAA GCCCTGATGCACCTCCACGTGGCCTGAATGTGACTGCCAGCTCCAGCGGATTTCGCATTGCGTGGGAGGCCCCAGCCATTCTCTCAGGGCCGACTTCGTATCTCGTACAG GTGGATGGTCCCAATGTGAGCATCTCCACAATCAGAGCTCCGGAAGAGCTGAGGACGATTGTTGTGACCAATTTGACCGCTTTCACTCGTTACTTCGTGACCGTCACGGCATTCACTGGTCCCCTGCAGCATGCTGCCAGGGATGGGAAAGCAATCGGGCCAATTGAATATCAAACTCTGGAAGAAC AACCCAAAGACCCTCCCAAGAATGTGGTTATATCCATTATCCCGGAGGAAGTGACCCGGGTGAAAGTGACTTTTACCCCTCCAGACGAGCCCAATGGAAACATAACTGCCTACTTTGTGTACATATTTGAAAGGGATAAGCTGGTTAAAAACGTCAGCCTCAACATCACCGAAAGAGAACAAAATACCATGACTGCTGTCATAGAAGGCCTGAAGGGAGGACACAACTACAGCATACAG ATTTCAGCAAAGAACGGTGCCGGTAGAAGCCCACCCAGCCCACATGTCCAGATAATGACAGATATCAAAG CGCCAGCCAAGCCAACCCAAAGACCCCAGGCAGTGCTGAGCCATGGAGgagttgccatggtaacccaCAGGAGTATCACCATCCGCATGCCTGCCTGTTTCTATAGTGACGACAACGGACCAATCAAAAAAATTCAGGTCATCGTAGCTGAGTCAGGGG TGAAGGACATTCAGAATGTCACTAACTGGAGGAGTGCATATTTTGACCATCCTGCCCCTTACCTGACTGACAAAGGTTTCCCCAACCCCCCTTGTTCATCTGGGGACCGGTCTTTACGTATCAGAGGCGCCCTGGGTGTGTCTGGAGATAAGCAGTCCGTGGTGAGGAGCAATCACTATGCGGCGGGAACATACGTCATCGGCGAGAACGATGATTGCGTGAAAGAGAACAGCAGCAATCACTTATGCAACGGACCTTTGAAGCCAAACACCGTATACGT GTTTAAGTTCAGAGCTACAAACATTAGAGGCCAGTCAACAGACTCCGATTTCTCTGAGCACATCAAAACTGcag TGGACGGCCTGTTgaccagagaggagcagatcatTCTGGGAGTTCTGttgtccttcttcttggctgtattgctcatcatcatcatttgtGGCTCAGTCAA GATTCATCAACGGAAAAAAGAGGGTGGGACGTATTCGCCCAGAGAGGCAGAGATTATAGAGACCAAGTGTAAACTGGATCAACTGATCGCCGTGGCGGATCTCGagctaaaacaagaaaaaatcaACCG GCTGCTCAGCTACAGAAAATCGCTCAA GCCCATCAACAAGAAGACATTCCTACAGCATGTCGAGGATCTGTGTGCCAATGACAATGCCAAGTTTCAGGAAGAGTTTGGT GAGCTTCCAAAACTCCTGCAGGACCTAGGAACCACAGATGCCGACCTGCCGTGGAACAAATCAAAGAACCGCTTCCCCAACATCAAACCTT ACAATAACAACCGAGTAAAACTGCTGTCCGAACCGGGTAGCGCGGGCTCCGACTATATCAACGCCAGCTTTGTCTCC GGCTATCTTTGCCCCAATGAGTTCATCGCCACCCAGGGTCCTCTGCCAGGCACTGTGGCTGACTTTTGGAGGATGATCTGGGAAACGGGCACCCGCACCATCGCCATGCTGACTCAGTGTTACGAGAAAGGCAGA ATTCGCTGTCACAAGTACTGGCCGGAGGACAACAAGCCAATGTCAGTGTTTAGTGACATTCTCATCTCTAAGGTGTCAGAGGAAGTCCTTCCTGACTGGACGGTCAGAACTCTAAAAGTGGAGAAG CACGGCCACTACATCCTGGTTCGTCACTTCAACTACACATCTTGGCCTGAACACGGCGTCCCAGAATCCTGCAGCACCTTCATCAAGTTTGTAAAAGCTGTCCGAATGCACAGGCATGAGAACACCACCATAGCGGTCCACTGCAG TGCTGGTGTGGGCAGGACAGGCGTGTTTATTGCTCTGGACCACCTCATTCAGCACATCCGTGATCATGATTTTGTGGATATTTATGGTCTGGTGGCAGAACTGCGCAGCGAGAGGATGTGCATGGTGCAGAATCTG GCACAGTACATATTCCTACACCAGAGCACACTGGAACTTCTGAACAACAAAGGCAACAGTCAGTCCATCTGGTTTGTCAGCTATTCTGCTCTGGAGAAGATGGACTCCCTGGATGCCATGGAAG GGGACGTCGAGCTGGAATGGGAGGAAACCACTATGTAA